A genomic region of Papaver somniferum cultivar HN1 chromosome 7, ASM357369v1, whole genome shotgun sequence contains the following coding sequences:
- the LOC113294284 gene encoding uncharacterized protein LOC113294284, translating into MKKNKGKHKQRICDHTYYPYRDISVFVVNSKLNLLFPHMDRDRIDLKEFEKMLRVKLHLDETEIPNLYWTIDPCLPEYLVTNEDLFKFWEHAVPDDKGFICLQMSVMNSEFRNDNDFIKDAMEQPVVTIDETPKKAPKRIAKKPVSKEKSVKISPTRRSPRLHAQSKNENSNGGASRKFLFMDLG; encoded by the exons atgaagaagaataaggggaAGCACAAGCAGCGGATATG TGACCATACATATTATCCATATAGAGATATCAGTGTGTTTGTTGTGAATAGTAAACTTAATTTGCTATTCCCTCACATGGATAGAGATAGAATTGACCTTAAGGAATTTGAGAAGATGTTGCGTGTTAAGTTGCAtcttgatgaaacagaaattccaaATTTATATTGGACCATAGACCCATGTCTGCCTGAGTATTTGGTTACAAATGAAGACTTGTTTAAGTTTTGGGAGCATGCTGTACCTGATGATAAAGGGTTCATATGTTTACAAATGAGTGTAATGAATTCAGAATTTAGGAATGACAATGACTTCATTAAGGATGCAATGGAACAACCAGTAGTAACAATTGATGAGACTCCTAAGAAGgcacctaagaggattgctaagaAGCCAGTTTCAAAGGAAAAGTCAGTAAAGATATCACCTACAAGGAGATCACCAAGGTTGCATGCTCAATCAAAGAATGAAAACTCAAATGGAGGAGCATCTAGGAAGTTTTTGTTCATGGATCT gggataa
- the LOC113294285 gene encoding uncharacterized protein LOC113294285 encodes MGLLFKRREESAKWNQNDLVPAAVKLINKMLDLVGKFDTEGSVVGQVYLVTNVSTKKIFTVNIVDKQCTCLQWQLRGFPCQHAVCALKLLRPNWKDYCAPYYSVEYYRTIYADAVNPLEDISEWNWEDKASMDINLKPPPYQRKTGRPAKKRKRSYDEPETVVKKRKCGKCGSTAGHNKRTCAGGDVGKNPTGFMPSTEYDAANCTFTSRDHPESSSARGKAKVNKSRGTSSFVGESTGPKNFGRAPTEPSTHGSTQDVLNFSQNFTGIGSVSQHIPVTKGKQSKAKKK; translated from the exons ATGGGTTTGTTATTTAAGAGAAGGGAAGAATCTGCTAAGTGGAATCAAAATGATTTGGTCCCTGCTGCTGTTAAGTTGATAAATAAGATGCTTGACTTGGTTGGGAAGTTTGATACAGAAGGAAGTGTGGTTGGACAGGTTTATTTGGTAACTAATGTGTCTACCAAGAAAATTTTCACAGTGAACATTGTAGACAAACAATGCACTTGTTTGCAATGGCAGCTAAGGGGATTCCCTTGTCAACATGCTGTATGTGCATTGAAACTGCTCAGGCCAAACTGGAAAGA TTATTGTGCTCCTTACTactctgtggaatattataggaccaTATATGCAGATGCTGTAAATCCACTAGAAGACATAAGTGAATGGAACTGGGAAGATAAG GCATCCATGGACATCAACTTAAAGCCTCCTCCTTATCAAAGAAAAACTGGAAGACCagcaaagaagaggaagaggagctaTGATGAACCTGAAACTGTGGTGAAGAAAAGGAAATGTGGAAAGTGTGGATCTACTGCTGGTCATAATAAGAGAACCTgtgctggtggtgatgttggtaaaaACCCAACTGGATTCATGCCAAGCACCGAGTATGATGCTGCAAACTGCACCTTCACTAGTAGAGATCATCCTGAAAGTAGCAGTGCAAGGGGTAAAGCAAAGGTGAACAAATCCAGAGGTACATCTTCATTTGTTGGTGAGTCAACAGGACCTAAAAACTTTGGAAGAGCACCAACAGAACCTAGCACCCATGGATCTACACAAGATGTTCTGAATTTCAGTCAGAACTTTACTGGTATTGGATCTGTTAGTCAACATATTCCTGTCACAAAGGGAAAGCAAAGCAAGGctaagaagaagtag